The following are encoded in a window of Roseimaritima ulvae genomic DNA:
- a CDS encoding PSP1 C-terminal domain-containing protein: protein MHYLIRVGSFGTLFRCQAQDATRYERGQRVVCRTPRGLEIGAVTAVVSADRDIEGRVVRRTTTEDELLVDRLERHRTKAVIRCQQLLADGGHEASLLEVDPLFDGRTLVFFFLGPIDQSVQQITDELASEYERNVRSKHFAKLLAEGCGPGCGTEEKAGGGCSGGCAVCVAAAACGKSGVTQSP, encoded by the coding sequence ATGCACTACCTGATTCGTGTCGGTTCGTTTGGAACCCTGTTTCGCTGCCAGGCGCAAGATGCCACGAGGTACGAACGCGGCCAGCGGGTCGTTTGCCGCACGCCGCGGGGGCTGGAAATCGGCGCGGTCACCGCCGTGGTTTCAGCCGATAGAGACATCGAGGGCAGGGTAGTCCGCCGCACCACGACCGAAGACGAATTGCTGGTCGACCGCCTGGAACGCCACCGCACCAAAGCGGTCATCCGTTGTCAGCAGTTGCTGGCGGACGGCGGCCACGAGGCCAGTTTGTTGGAAGTCGATCCGCTGTTCGATGGCCGCACGCTGGTGTTTTTCTTTCTGGGGCCGATCGACCAATCGGTGCAACAGATCACTGACGAGTTGGCCAGCGAATACGAGCGCAACGTCCGCAGTAAGCACTTTGCCAAACTGTTGGCCGAAGGCTGTGGCCCAGGTTGCGGCACGGAAGAGAAAGCCGGTGGTGGCTGCAGCGGTGGCTGTGCGGTATGCGTGGCCGCGGCGGCCTGCGGCAAATCTGGAGTGACGCAGTCGCCCTAA
- the cmk gene encoding (d)CMP kinase, whose translation MIVTIDGPAGAGKSSIARLAATRLGFAFLDTGAMYRCVTHAALQQTRSQDAADPWSDPERLLQIAEGCQIDFDDGRVLLNGEDVSDAIRTPEVTRHIRFAADHPQVRTRLNVQQRRIAAGQDIVTEGRDQGTEVFPDAECKIFLTASPEVRAQRRQQQLAASGKQVQLEEVLADQNRRDLEDRLREVGRLRPAEDAVVVNTDGLQPDEVLEKVLQIVRQTAT comes from the coding sequence GTGATTGTTACGATCGATGGTCCGGCCGGGGCCGGCAAAAGTAGTATCGCTCGGTTGGCAGCGACGCGATTAGGGTTCGCCTTCCTGGACACCGGCGCGATGTATCGCTGTGTGACCCACGCCGCGCTCCAGCAAACTCGCTCGCAGGACGCCGCGGATCCTTGGAGCGACCCTGAGCGATTGTTGCAAATCGCCGAGGGCTGTCAGATCGATTTTGACGACGGCCGCGTATTGCTCAACGGCGAAGACGTCAGCGACGCGATCCGCACCCCTGAAGTCACTCGGCATATTCGCTTCGCCGCCGATCACCCCCAGGTCCGTACGCGGTTGAACGTCCAACAACGCCGCATCGCCGCCGGCCAAGACATCGTGACCGAAGGTCGCGATCAGGGCACCGAAGTGTTCCCCGACGCGGAATGCAAAATCTTTCTGACCGCGTCGCCGGAAGTCCGAGCTCAGCGGCGGCAGCAACAGTTGGCGGCATCCGGCAAGCAGGTCCAACTGGAGGAGGTGTTGGCCGATCAAAATCGACGAGACCTGGAAGATCGACTTCGCGAAGTCGGCCGGTTGCGGCCAGCCGAGGATGCGGTGGTCGTCAACACCGATGGCCTGCAACCCGACGAGGTCCTGGAAAAGGTCTTGCAAATCGTCCGGCAAACGGCGACTTAA
- a CDS encoding transglutaminase TgpA family protein — protein sequence MQRLEATLKVHFALLAALSGLILGFSDESGALTVIAVCSSVFAFVFVDWLKLFALPPALGYLAMGLIAVYCIGKFIPLTPASNQQLLAVAQLLVLVQAVLMLQAKSRRTFEQIGIFSLLEIVVAAVFNHALTFALLLIPIAVLGIRAMVLLQAYSVSLPLWAEEPPDKPSAGRSWIKTRSPSTVRAVTSAARRLPRSAIVSLGPAVLLVALVFFYAIPRTAESDGIGLGGAPQVGFSDTVTLNQIGHLQQNPAIVMRVKLQDADKGTAYQLSDSLYLRGRTLNLYDFRFGSGNWRSTSMPRGMDGQRLPPEFQPSRTTDQLFYDRVNVEVSQQPQNTRTAFSVPPYYRLQHSPPVRHTVERWLMTRVDNELETARSRVSYRYGTHAFRNGRQLPMLRAYALGEEDYALRREQRSRRTWWRDNSGYDPERLPELTRTAQGVVDSMAPGARLPYHKAMRLNQYVTQEAGLRYTLDLNFPRREHIDPVEEFLTINRGGHCQYFASTLALMLRSQGIPSRLVIGYKTEEYSPYGEHYIVRQSHAHVWVEAFLEEEQVPKEKPTYGQPATGPVWLRLDPTPGSDGESQGQVTQAMDFAQGMWEKWVLDMGGRQQEGSLAGGDVGESLSPVFAGMAERLKGIRRGELGGGALAGGNWFSWPAAAAGVVGTLLLLLVLRVRLPQVLLRRRAAVASPLVSNQPQLDFFTELCNLLRPLGVQRQASQTPREFVKQALHSMGPDHSPSLVRPLQTLTNRYYAIRFGNLPAAAAQDPEVGQALEQVRRGVPQPQVTQEELPREDGERPA from the coding sequence ATGCAACGACTTGAAGCCACACTGAAGGTCCATTTCGCCCTCTTGGCGGCGCTTAGCGGGTTGATCTTGGGATTCAGCGACGAGAGCGGGGCGCTGACCGTGATCGCCGTCTGCTCCTCGGTGTTTGCCTTCGTGTTTGTCGATTGGCTGAAATTGTTTGCCCTGCCCCCGGCGCTGGGCTATTTGGCGATGGGGCTGATCGCCGTCTACTGCATTGGAAAATTTATTCCGCTCACCCCGGCCAGTAACCAGCAACTATTGGCCGTCGCCCAACTGCTGGTGCTGGTCCAAGCGGTGCTGATGCTGCAAGCTAAGTCGCGGCGGACGTTCGAGCAGATCGGGATTTTCAGTTTGTTGGAGATCGTGGTGGCGGCGGTCTTTAATCACGCCCTGACGTTTGCCCTGCTGCTGATCCCTATCGCGGTGTTGGGCATCCGTGCGATGGTGTTGTTGCAAGCTTATTCGGTGTCGCTGCCGTTGTGGGCCGAAGAGCCGCCGGACAAACCGTCTGCCGGAAGGTCGTGGATCAAAACCCGGTCCCCATCGACGGTCCGCGCCGTGACCTCCGCCGCCCGGCGGTTGCCGCGATCGGCGATCGTGTCCTTGGGCCCGGCCGTGTTGTTGGTCGCGTTGGTGTTCTTTTACGCGATTCCACGCACCGCTGAAAGCGACGGCATCGGGCTTGGCGGAGCGCCCCAAGTGGGCTTTTCCGATACGGTGACGTTGAATCAAATCGGCCACCTCCAGCAGAATCCGGCGATCGTGATGCGGGTCAAGTTGCAGGACGCCGACAAGGGGACGGCCTACCAACTGTCCGACTCGTTATACCTTCGCGGCCGTACGCTGAACCTGTATGACTTTCGTTTTGGAAGCGGCAATTGGAGATCTACCTCGATGCCGAGGGGGATGGATGGGCAAAGGTTGCCGCCGGAGTTCCAGCCTTCGCGTACCACCGACCAGCTGTTTTATGATCGCGTGAATGTAGAGGTCTCGCAGCAACCTCAAAACACCCGCACCGCCTTTTCCGTTCCTCCCTACTACCGCCTGCAACACTCGCCGCCGGTACGCCACACGGTCGAACGCTGGCTGATGACCCGCGTTGACAATGAGCTGGAAACGGCCCGCTCTCGGGTGTCCTATCGGTACGGAACCCACGCCTTCCGCAACGGCCGACAGCTTCCGATGTTACGCGCCTATGCGCTGGGGGAGGAAGACTATGCGTTGAGACGCGAACAGCGATCCCGGCGGACTTGGTGGCGGGACAACAGCGGGTACGATCCCGAACGCTTGCCCGAATTGACTCGCACGGCCCAAGGTGTGGTCGATTCCATGGCTCCCGGGGCCCGCTTGCCGTATCACAAGGCAATGCGGTTAAACCAATACGTGACCCAAGAGGCGGGCTTGCGGTACACCCTGGATCTGAACTTCCCCCGACGAGAGCATATCGATCCGGTCGAAGAATTTCTCACGATCAATCGCGGGGGGCACTGTCAGTACTTTGCCTCGACTCTGGCTCTGATGCTCCGCAGCCAGGGCATCCCCTCTCGCTTGGTAATCGGCTATAAGACCGAGGAGTACAGTCCTTACGGGGAACATTACATCGTCCGGCAAAGCCATGCTCATGTATGGGTGGAAGCCTTCTTGGAAGAAGAACAAGTGCCGAAGGAAAAGCCGACCTATGGCCAGCCCGCCACGGGACCGGTCTGGTTGCGGCTGGATCCCACGCCCGGCAGCGACGGCGAATCGCAGGGACAGGTCACCCAAGCCATGGACTTTGCTCAGGGCATGTGGGAAAAATGGGTGTTGGACATGGGCGGCCGACAACAAGAGGGCTCGTTGGCCGGAGGCGACGTGGGCGAATCGCTCAGCCCGGTATTTGCCGGCATGGCCGAACGGTTAAAGGGCATCCGCCGAGGTGAGTTGGGCGGCGGTGCATTGGCGGGCGGAAATTGGTTCTCCTGGCCCGCCGCGGCCGCCGGAGTCGTCGGCACGCTGTTGTTGCTGTTGGTGCTGCGGGTCCGGTTGCCCCAGGTCTTGCTGCGCCGCCGTGCGGCGGTGGCCAGCCCTTTGGTTTCTAATCAGCCCCAATTGGATTTCTTTACCGAACTGTGTAACCTGCTCAGGCCACTGGGGGTGCAGCGGCAGGCTTCACAGACCCCTCGTGAGTTTGTCAAACAGGCCCTGCATTCAATGGGCCCCGATCATTCACCATCGCTGGTGCGTCCCTTGCAGACCTTGACCAATCGTTATTACGCCATCCGCTTCGGCAACCTGCCCGCCGCGGCGGCTCAGGACCCCGAGGTCGGCCAAGCCTTGGAACAGGTGCGACGGGGAGTCCCACAGCCACAGGTGACGCAAGAGGAATTGCCGCGAGAGGACGGAGAGCGACCCGCGTGA
- a CDS encoding DUF58 domain-containing protein, giving the protein MRRFFVQHRPSTPPSGSTVAVATRLSRLGLHVAFITLFAVLGGALRGFNLLLILAGLLVGVLLLQWRLSRRIAESVAVRRLEPPDAYAGRSFPLQFVVTNHSRWLPAWLVMLEDRLAPAIADGARKPATATAGVGLLLPGNRRECGYQCVIQHRGRYRLGPAKLQTGFPFGLSLARHRESPETVDLYIYPRPFELHHRWNQILEARSSGLAATAKRSGISEGDFYGLREWRNGDSQRWIHWRTTARLDELAVRQFEQQRRYELCLLLDASCASASPSERDIEAVERAVRLTATLVLKLTRSPINRVTLVVAGRQTQTMVVTNAVLAIRAAMRALAEVEPAPPGNLVAALSAGLEVAGSGRPTVVISPHAVDERRLSNAVFDLHTEHCDLRWLDIHSPAAENLILGDQHDATT; this is encoded by the coding sequence TTGCGTAGGTTTTTCGTTCAGCACCGCCCTTCGACGCCTCCAAGCGGTTCCACCGTTGCGGTTGCCACGCGACTCAGTCGGCTGGGCTTGCACGTGGCCTTCATTACCTTGTTTGCGGTTTTGGGAGGCGCGTTGCGGGGATTTAATTTACTTTTAATCCTGGCCGGGTTGTTGGTCGGCGTGCTGCTGCTGCAGTGGCGGTTGTCGCGGCGGATCGCCGAATCGGTGGCGGTGCGGCGTTTGGAACCGCCCGATGCCTATGCCGGCCGCTCGTTCCCCTTGCAGTTTGTGGTTACCAACCACAGCCGCTGGCTACCCGCTTGGCTGGTGATGCTGGAAGACCGCTTGGCGCCGGCCATCGCCGATGGGGCTCGCAAACCGGCCACCGCCACAGCGGGCGTGGGACTGTTGTTGCCCGGCAACCGTCGTGAATGCGGCTACCAATGTGTGATCCAGCACCGCGGCCGCTATCGCTTGGGCCCCGCCAAACTGCAGACCGGGTTTCCCTTTGGGCTCTCACTGGCCCGCCATCGGGAGAGCCCCGAAACGGTGGATCTATACATCTATCCGCGGCCCTTCGAATTGCACCACCGCTGGAACCAAATCCTGGAAGCCCGCTCCAGCGGACTGGCGGCGACCGCGAAACGATCGGGGATCAGCGAGGGCGATTTCTATGGACTCCGCGAATGGCGCAATGGCGATAGTCAACGCTGGATCCATTGGCGGACCACCGCGCGCTTGGACGAATTGGCCGTGCGACAATTCGAACAACAGCGACGCTACGAACTGTGTTTGTTGTTGGACGCTTCCTGCGCCAGCGCTTCGCCCAGCGAACGTGACATCGAAGCGGTCGAGCGAGCCGTGCGGCTGACGGCTACGTTGGTCCTGAAGCTGACTCGTTCGCCGATCAATCGCGTCACTCTGGTGGTGGCCGGCCGGCAGACGCAAACCATGGTTGTGACCAACGCAGTGCTGGCGATCCGGGCCGCAATGAGGGCTTTGGCGGAGGTCGAACCCGCGCCGCCGGGCAACCTGGTGGCCGCGCTCTCCGCGGGGCTGGAGGTCGCCGGCAGCGGACGCCCGACGGTGGTCATCAGCCCGCACGCGGTGGACGAGCGGAGGTTGAGCAACGCCGTGTTCGACCTGCACACCGAACATTGCGACTTGAGGTGGTTGGACATCCATAGTCCGGCGGCGGAAAATTTGATTCTCGGAGACCAGCACGATGCAACGACTTGA
- a CDS encoding BBP7 family outer membrane beta-barrel protein, with the protein MSVRKLTLGLLAIFAITCGMQSASAQDGEHVPFADPMAFDPDFRWFEPVFNQDLMDMRPSKRAATGWFGTLDRMNLYVTRPENASTYFRLDDGWGGRGEVGFMTDNDHGWLATLSYLDGPNAENTVAVERINRLNADDLITSEDGPEFTDARGQLVPEADRNYPGLSQRYYFPGESLNSLEMDTFELNKTFRMEPYHYGGILEPMIGFRYMSIEDRWFRSQYRSTEAISYPLIISPDDEPTEQFISDTSAATNQMFGGQIGFRYFKFYNRFMLSTDLRVFAMQNFQNNENSSYTETTVYDGTEIDSETILFEKIETSRTVARADEFAFGFDLRSELAYTITRDFSIRGGLQIYDVAQGVWRGRIDDANDQALFMVGYTFGLTINR; encoded by the coding sequence ATGTCGGTACGGAAGCTGACGCTGGGCCTATTGGCCATTTTTGCCATCACCTGCGGAATGCAATCTGCATCGGCTCAGGATGGAGAGCATGTACCGTTTGCAGACCCTATGGCCTTCGACCCCGATTTTCGGTGGTTCGAGCCGGTCTTCAATCAGGACCTGATGGATATGCGACCCAGTAAACGGGCTGCAACCGGATGGTTTGGTACGCTCGATCGGATGAACCTGTACGTCACTCGGCCAGAGAATGCCTCGACGTATTTCCGCCTTGATGACGGCTGGGGCGGACGCGGCGAAGTCGGCTTCATGACCGATAACGATCACGGGTGGTTGGCCACGCTCAGCTACCTCGACGGCCCCAACGCCGAAAACACCGTCGCCGTCGAACGCATCAATCGACTGAACGCCGATGACCTGATCACCTCCGAGGACGGACCGGAATTCACCGACGCCCGCGGCCAGTTGGTGCCGGAGGCCGACCGCAATTACCCCGGACTTTCCCAGCGATATTATTTCCCCGGGGAAAGCTTGAATTCGCTGGAAATGGACACCTTCGAGCTGAACAAGACCTTCCGCATGGAACCCTACCACTACGGCGGGATCCTGGAACCGATGATCGGCTTTCGATACATGAGCATCGAAGACCGCTGGTTCCGCTCGCAGTACCGCTCCACCGAAGCGATCAGTTACCCGTTGATCATTTCGCCCGACGATGAGCCGACCGAACAGTTCATCAGCGACACCTCGGCGGCCACCAACCAGATGTTCGGGGGCCAAATCGGCTTCCGGTACTTCAAGTTCTACAATCGTTTTATGCTCAGCACCGACCTGCGAGTCTTTGCCATGCAGAACTTTCAGAATAACGAAAACAGCAGCTATACCGAGACCACGGTGTACGACGGCACGGAGATCGACTCGGAAACGATCCTGTTCGAAAAGATCGAAACCTCCCGCACGGTCGCTCGTGCCGATGAATTCGCCTTCGGCTTTGATCTCCGCTCGGAACTGGCTTACACGATCACCCGCGACTTCAGCATTCGCGGCGGTCTGCAGATCTACGATGTGGCACAAGGCGTCTGGCGAGGTCGCATCGACGACGCCAACGACCAAGCGTTGTTCATGGTCGGCTACACCTTTGGGCTCACGATCAACCGCTAA
- the ribH gene encoding 6,7-dimethyl-8-ribityllumazine synthase yields the protein MAAEFSGVDGDLPDTRVAIVVSRYNESITEKLLDGARQTLLDAGIEAPQIVVARVPGAWELPLVCASFLRQHNCGAAIALGAVIRGETTHDEHINRAVSLALMNLGLETNKPVAFGLLTCNTVEQAIHRSGGNVGNKGIESAEAVLEVLRLQRKLPSG from the coding sequence ATGGCGGCTGAATTCAGCGGAGTTGACGGGGATTTGCCCGACACCCGAGTAGCAATCGTTGTCTCGCGGTACAACGAATCAATTACCGAGAAACTGCTGGACGGAGCCCGGCAAACCCTGCTCGACGCCGGCATCGAAGCCCCGCAGATCGTGGTCGCTCGCGTCCCGGGGGCGTGGGAATTGCCGCTGGTCTGTGCGAGTTTCCTGCGACAACACAACTGCGGAGCTGCGATCGCCCTGGGAGCGGTGATCCGTGGTGAGACCACGCACGACGAACACATCAACCGTGCCGTTTCGCTAGCCCTGATGAATCTGGGGCTGGAGACCAACAAGCCGGTGGCGTTTGGGCTGTTGACCTGCAATACCGTCGAGCAGGCGATTCATCGCAGTGGCGGCAACGTGGGCAACAAAGGCATCGAGTCGGCTGAAGCGGTGTTGGAAGTGCTGCGGCTACAGCGAAAACTGCCAAGTGGTTGA
- a CDS encoding helix-turn-helix transcriptional regulator: MPTRLERILRILLLLQTRVPYNAFQLAEEMSVHRRTIFRDIAALRGLGIPIDFDVDTACYCLASRSALHLDRVSVEELSNLLITACLATEQHSDRAEATRRVALKLAVQLPEPLRQEIAKLAMRPGLNGQDSVSHDAGGNGQGPALPALPAITRAIETGQRIDVRVQELSGEYHSRQVSPARLTYCQRGWILQGTDEEGATVRYQVEGFPLVKPIHEY; this comes from the coding sequence ATGCCCACTCGCCTGGAACGCATCCTTCGCATCTTATTACTGCTGCAGACGCGAGTTCCCTACAATGCGTTTCAGTTGGCCGAGGAGATGTCGGTGCACCGCCGCACTATTTTTCGCGACATCGCCGCGCTGCGCGGTTTGGGAATTCCAATCGACTTTGACGTCGACACGGCTTGCTATTGTCTGGCCTCGCGAAGCGCCTTGCACCTGGACCGGGTGAGTGTGGAGGAATTATCGAATCTATTGATCACGGCTTGCCTGGCCACCGAGCAACACAGCGATCGGGCCGAGGCCACCAGGCGGGTGGCTCTCAAACTAGCCGTGCAATTACCAGAACCGCTGCGGCAGGAGATCGCTAAACTGGCGATGCGTCCGGGACTCAACGGCCAGGACAGCGTCAGCCACGATGCCGGCGGCAACGGCCAAGGCCCCGCCTTGCCAGCCTTGCCCGCGATCACGCGAGCGATCGAAACCGGCCAGCGGATCGACGTCCGCGTCCAGGAGCTATCCGGCGAGTACCACAGTAGGCAGGTTTCACCGGCGCGACTAACCTACTGTCAACGTGGCTGGATCCTGCAAGGAACCGACGAGGAGGGGGCAACGGTTCGGTATCAAGTGGAGGGATTCCCACTTGTCAAACCGATCCACGAGTACTGA
- a CDS encoding class I SAM-dependent methyltransferase, with protein sequence MAKKHFQAMTSHVSFRNSQGIAAQGSLVRLNRQQVVFEVYNPYSIVQLSEVLQQLSIHQGQRETYSGRAVVTGLLNTGLMLIVSASLVDPWSDLKGLQPGEVLRSFVQNFVSDWEAATERLEKPFQVSVGNLRNYLQELSRWLEHWETEAGIQDGLTPPQDLLDFVNDVDHEIAPRLMRLYEDFEAASQSLPKKYLPYHRAFAQRELHPLMMSSPFMNRAYNKPLGYAGDFEMVRMMLNEPWEGPNTFAKLLNASALRHEAPAAHRNRIELLQTAIKREVERGLAGHGAALDEGRFRIMNLGCGPAVEIRQLAAQEELTNQLDVRLVDFNSETLDHVRTKLVPEVQSRRPQMNIEIQQRSVHELIQSSAEGQTGQEYADQDAPRFDMVYCAGLFDYFRDTTCGFLLELFYSWVKPGGLVLVTNVTPTHSSVAIMGLVLDWNLELRNEQDMLSMAPQLGTQQTYVDRTGVNVFLEIRKPTTGEANHEPSDEQAPHRRR encoded by the coding sequence TTGGCCAAGAAGCACTTCCAAGCGATGACCTCCCATGTGAGTTTCCGCAATTCCCAGGGAATCGCGGCCCAGGGATCGCTGGTACGATTGAACCGCCAGCAGGTCGTCTTTGAAGTCTACAATCCGTACTCCATCGTCCAGCTTTCCGAGGTCCTGCAACAGCTCAGCATCCATCAGGGGCAGCGGGAAACCTACAGTGGCCGCGCGGTGGTCACGGGGTTGCTGAACACGGGCCTGATGTTGATCGTGTCGGCGTCTTTGGTCGATCCCTGGTCGGACCTGAAAGGGTTGCAACCCGGTGAGGTGCTGCGTTCTTTTGTGCAAAACTTTGTCTCCGACTGGGAAGCCGCCACGGAGCGACTGGAGAAGCCCTTTCAAGTCAGCGTGGGCAACCTCCGCAATTACTTGCAGGAGCTGAGCCGTTGGTTGGAACACTGGGAAACCGAAGCCGGCATTCAGGACGGGCTGACACCGCCTCAGGACCTGTTGGATTTTGTCAACGATGTGGACCATGAAATCGCTCCCCGTCTGATGCGGCTGTACGAAGACTTCGAAGCGGCTTCGCAGTCGCTGCCCAAGAAGTATCTGCCCTACCACCGAGCGTTCGCTCAGCGTGAACTGCACCCGCTGATGATGAGCTCGCCGTTTATGAACCGGGCTTACAACAAACCGTTGGGCTATGCCGGAGATTTCGAAATGGTGCGGATGATGTTGAACGAGCCGTGGGAGGGTCCCAACACGTTCGCCAAACTGCTCAACGCCTCGGCGCTGCGTCATGAAGCCCCGGCCGCGCACCGCAACCGCATCGAATTGTTGCAAACGGCGATCAAGCGAGAGGTCGAGCGGGGGCTTGCCGGTCATGGTGCGGCACTCGATGAGGGCCGATTCCGAATCATGAATCTGGGCTGTGGCCCTGCGGTGGAAATCCGTCAACTGGCCGCCCAGGAGGAACTGACCAACCAGCTGGATGTCCGCCTGGTGGACTTCAACAGCGAGACGCTGGACCATGTGCGGACGAAGTTGGTGCCGGAGGTGCAAAGCCGGCGACCGCAGATGAATATCGAGATCCAACAGCGGTCCGTGCATGAGTTGATCCAAAGCTCCGCCGAAGGCCAGACGGGACAGGAATACGCGGATCAGGACGCGCCGCGGTTTGACATGGTGTACTGTGCGGGCCTGTTCGACTACTTCCGCGACACCACCTGCGGTTTCCTTCTGGAATTATTTTACTCCTGGGTCAAACCCGGAGGGCTGGTGCTGGTCACCAATGTCACCCCGACCCATTCCTCGGTGGCTATTATGGGCTTGGTGCTGGACTGGAACCTGGAGCTGAGAAACGAGCAGGACATGCTGAGCATGGCGCCGCAACTGGGCACCCAGCAGACCTACGTGGATCGCACGGGGGTCAATGTTTTCTTGGAAATCCGCAAACCCACCACAGGGGAAGCCAATCACGAGCCAAGCGATGAGCAAGCGCCACATCGACGCCGCTGA